From a single Hypanus sabinus isolate sHypSab1 chromosome 7, sHypSab1.hap1, whole genome shotgun sequence genomic region:
- the LOC132396888 gene encoding lysophosphatidic acid receptor 6-like has translation MTMSGMNTSNTTSDMIPHPSFTVIYAIIIVLGLVFNAGALWVFSCHIRLRSGTTIYMRSLATADLLLVCFLPFHIASSYHPKLRNICKLSFLIFLINMYTSIFFLACISLDRCIATLFPLRLPMRQLQRAAPWVSALVWIFSIGASLPPYLIWKLKSARNNSADTDCLQLEAVTKKTTVAVTVSLGFALPFCLLLVSSLVALWVLRKGKNSGSQLQKVPKAQAMILANLLIFTFCFLPYHTLLCFYHRLLTHSSELALQLFQASQLLASSNAVLDPILYYFTTEAFRETRPISAVRSVAACGCWRVAEAPEGDNRKRPSETVTFLSVAKVS, from the exons AT GACAATGAGTGGGATGAACACTTCAAACACGACGAGCGACATGATCCCACACCCCTCCTTCACTGTGATCTACGCCATCATCATCGTGCTGGGCCTGGTGTTCAATGCGGGCGCCCTGTGGGTCTTCAGCTGCCACATCCGCCTACGCTCGGGCACGACCATCTACATGCGCAGCTTGGCCACTGCTGACCTGCTACTGGTCTGCTTCCTGCCTTTCCACATTGCCTCCTCCTACCATCCGAAGCTAAGGAACATCTGCAAGCTCAGCTTCCTCATCTTCCTCATCAACATGTACACCAGTATCTTCTTCCTGGCTTGCATCAGCCTGGACCGGTGCATTGCCACCCTGTTCCCCCTCCGTTTACCCATGCGCCAGCTGCAGCGGGCAGCCCCGTGGGTCAGCGCCCTGGTGTGGATCTTTTCCATCGGCGCCAGTCTTCCGCCTTACCTCATCTGGAAGTTAAAGTCTGCCAGAAACAACAGCGCGGACACGGATTGCCTCCAGTTAGAGGCTGTTACCAAGAAGACCACAGTTGCAGTCACCGTCAGTCTCGGCTTTGCCCTGCCATTCTGCCTTCTGCTGGTCTCCTCTCTGGTGGCACTGTGGGTACTGAGGAAAGGTAAGAACAGTGGTTCGCAGCTACAGAAGGTGCCAAAGGCGCAGGCCATGATCCTGGCCAACCTGCTCATCTTCACCTTCTGCTTCCTGCCCTACCATACCCTCCTCTGTTTCTACCACAGACTGCTCACCCACTCATCTGAACTGGCTCTCCAGCTCTTCCAGGCCTCCCAGCTGCTGGCCAGCTCCAACGCGGTGCTGGACCCCATCCTGTACTACTTCACCACTGAGGCCTTCCGGGAAACGAGGCCCATTAGCGCAGTGCGTAGTGTGGCGGCCTGTGGGTGCTGGAGGGTGGCCGAAGCCCCTGAAGGGGATAACAGGAAGAGACCTTCAGAGACAGTTACCTTCCTCTCGGTGGCTAAGGTTTCCTGA